One genomic region from Clostridia bacterium encodes:
- a CDS encoding AbrB/MazE/SpoVT family DNA-binding domain-containing protein, producing MFDTKATGIVRRIDDLGRVVIPKEIRRVMRIREGEPLEIYTDNDGEIIFKKYSPVGEMTRFAEQYAEVLHRAGGYQTVITDRDTVVAVAGGSKRDLIGKPVADSLETLMESRVHYVVRRDSENLVSVVDGVDKTASVVSPIVSGGDVVGSVCMVREEGKPPSETDVKLIQTAAQFIGRQMEE from the coding sequence ATTTTTGATACGAAAGCTACGGGGATTGTGAGAAGGATAGACGACCTCGGCAGAGTCGTCATACCGAAGGAGATACGCCGCGTCATGCGCATCCGTGAAGGCGAGCCGCTCGAGATCTACACCGACAACGACGGGGAGATCATCTTCAAGAAGTATTCGCCCGTCGGTGAAATGACGCGCTTTGCGGAGCAGTACGCCGAGGTGCTGCACCGCGCGGGCGGATACCAGACGGTCATAACCGACCGCGACACCGTCGTCGCCGTCGCCGGCGGCTCGAAACGCGACCTTATCGGCAAGCCGGTCGCGGACAGTCTCGAAACGCTGATGGAGAGCCGCGTCCACTACGTCGTGAGGCGCGACTCGGAGAATCTCGTCAGCGTCGTCGACGGCGTTGACAAGACCGCGTCCGTCGTTTCGCCGATCGTCAGCGGGGGAGACGTCGTGGGCAGCGTCTGCATGGTGCGCGAGGAGGGAAAGCCGCCGTCCGAAACGGACGTGAAGCTTATCCAGACCGCCGCGCAGTTCATCGGCAGACAAATGGAAGAATAA